One genomic window of Sphingopyxis sp. OPL5 includes the following:
- the infB gene encoding translation initiation factor IF-2 yields MSDEQDKPTLTRKPLGLKRTVEAGQVQQQFSHGRRNTVVVEVKRRRVLGRPGEAAPEPVVEEVQAAPAPAPAPAPAPAPVPPAPKRASENDSLMSRQERQAQLLREAEEARMNSQEETRRREEAARVRAAEEQKARAEAPVAEPVAAPAVEAAPAVEAPVAKAEEADAAPAPAPASAPAPRAAPSAAPAPRRFTPVEAPKRPEPKRPEPKANRGADNRRQSGKLTVTRALNDDEGARARSLAALKRAREKEKRSHTTSSGPREKQVREVVVPESITVAELANRMAEKTSDLIKALFKMGVPSASTDTIDQDTAELLVTEFGHEITRVSEGDIDIRHDEDVDDADHLKPRAPVVTIMGHVDHGKTSLLDALRGANVQAGEAGGITQHIGAYQVKTPDGSLVTFLDTPGHEAFTEMRQRGANVTDIVILVVAADDGLKPQSIEAIKHAKAAGVPIIVAINKVDKEGANPQRVRERLLEHELVVEEMGGDVQNVEVSALKKTGLDKLLEAIAVQAEIMELKANPDRAAEGTVIEAKLDKGRGPVATILVRRGTLKVGDIFVCGAESGRVRALIDDKGQQIKTAGPSMPVEVLGLGGVPMAGDILTVVENEARAREVAAYRQEQATRKRTVQAPVSLEGMFEALADKTNVIQYPVVIKGDVQGSVEAIVNALNKLSTDEIRVRVLHSGAGAITESDVTLAAATKAPIIGFNVRPNAKAREIAKREKVRFLYHDVIYHLTDEIRKEMAGELGPERIETVVGRAEVKDVFPAGKRDKAAGLLVLEGVIRKGLHARLTRADVIVSATTIASLRRFKDDVAEVRAGLECGVVLSDTNDIKAGDNLEVFEVEMRERTL; encoded by the coding sequence ATGAGTGACGAACAGGACAAACCGACCCTTACCCGCAAGCCCCTGGGGCTGAAGCGGACGGTCGAGGCCGGACAGGTGCAGCAGCAATTCAGCCACGGCCGCCGCAATACGGTGGTGGTCGAGGTGAAGCGTCGCCGCGTGCTCGGTCGTCCCGGCGAAGCCGCGCCCGAGCCGGTGGTCGAAGAGGTTCAGGCCGCTCCGGCGCCTGCGCCCGCCCCTGCGCCGGCCCCTGCGCCAGTTCCCCCCGCGCCGAAGCGTGCGAGCGAGAATGACAGCCTGATGTCGCGCCAGGAGCGCCAGGCGCAGCTGCTGCGCGAGGCCGAAGAGGCGCGCATGAATTCGCAGGAAGAAACGCGCCGCCGCGAAGAGGCCGCGCGCGTCCGCGCCGCCGAGGAACAAAAGGCCCGCGCCGAAGCGCCGGTGGCCGAACCCGTCGCCGCGCCTGCGGTCGAAGCGGCACCCGCCGTGGAAGCGCCCGTCGCCAAGGCCGAGGAAGCCGACGCGGCACCGGCACCGGCACCGGCATCTGCGCCGGCCCCCCGCGCCGCGCCGAGCGCGGCCCCCGCGCCGCGCCGCTTCACCCCGGTCGAGGCGCCGAAGCGTCCCGAACCCAAGCGCCCCGAACCCAAGGCGAACCGCGGCGCCGACAACCGCCGCCAGTCGGGCAAGCTGACCGTCACCCGCGCGCTGAACGACGACGAGGGCGCCCGCGCGCGCAGCCTCGCGGCGCTGAAGCGCGCCCGCGAAAAGGAAAAGCGCTCGCACACCACCTCGTCGGGTCCGCGCGAGAAGCAGGTCCGCGAAGTCGTCGTGCCCGAAAGCATCACGGTCGCCGAACTGGCCAACCGCATGGCCGAAAAGACCAGCGACCTGATCAAGGCGCTGTTCAAGATGGGCGTCCCGTCGGCCAGTACCGACACGATCGACCAGGACACCGCCGAACTGCTCGTCACCGAATTCGGGCACGAGATCACGCGCGTCAGCGAAGGCGATATCGACATCCGCCACGACGAGGATGTCGACGATGCCGATCATCTGAAGCCGCGCGCACCGGTCGTCACGATCATGGGCCATGTCGATCACGGCAAGACCTCGCTGCTCGACGCGCTGCGCGGCGCCAATGTGCAGGCCGGCGAAGCCGGCGGCATCACCCAGCATATCGGCGCCTATCAGGTGAAGACCCCCGACGGCAGCCTGGTGACCTTCCTCGACACACCGGGTCACGAGGCGTTCACCGAAATGCGCCAGCGCGGCGCGAACGTCACCGATATCGTCATCCTGGTGGTCGCCGCCGACGACGGGCTCAAGCCCCAGTCGATCGAGGCGATCAAGCATGCGAAGGCGGCCGGCGTGCCGATCATCGTCGCGATCAACAAGGTCGACAAGGAAGGCGCCAACCCGCAACGCGTCCGCGAACGCCTGCTCGAACATGAGCTGGTGGTCGAGGAAATGGGCGGCGACGTGCAGAATGTCGAAGTGTCGGCGCTCAAGAAGACCGGCCTCGACAAATTGCTCGAAGCGATCGCGGTGCAGGCCGAGATCATGGAGCTCAAGGCCAATCCCGACCGCGCCGCCGAAGGCACGGTGATCGAGGCCAAGCTCGACAAGGGCCGCGGTCCGGTGGCGACGATCCTCGTTCGCCGCGGCACGCTCAAGGTCGGCGACATCTTCGTCTGCGGTGCCGAAAGCGGCCGCGTTCGCGCGCTGATCGACGACAAGGGGCAGCAGATCAAGACCGCCGGTCCGTCGATGCCGGTCGAGGTGCTCGGCCTCGGCGGTGTGCCGATGGCGGGCGACATCCTCACCGTCGTCGAGAACGAGGCGCGCGCGCGCGAAGTCGCGGCCTATCGCCAGGAACAGGCGACCCGCAAGCGTACCGTTCAGGCACCGGTCAGCCTCGAGGGCATGTTCGAGGCGCTGGCCGACAAGACCAATGTCATCCAGTATCCGGTGGTCATCAAAGGCGATGTGCAGGGCAGCGTCGAGGCGATCGTCAATGCGCTCAACAAGCTGTCGACCGACGAGATCCGCGTCCGCGTGCTCCATTCGGGTGCTGGCGCCATCACCGAAAGCGACGTGACGCTGGCGGCGGCGACCAAGGCGCCGATCATCGGCTTCAACGTCCGTCCGAACGCCAAGGCGCGCGAGATCGCGAAGCGCGAAAAAGTGCGCTTCCTCTATCACGACGTCATCTATCACCTGACCGACGAGATCCGGAAGGAAATGGCGGGCGAGCTGGGTCCGGAGCGGATCGAAACCGTCGTCGGGCGTGCCGAGGTCAAAGACGTCTTCCCGGCCGGCAAGCGCGACAAGGCTGCGGGTCTGCTCGTGCTCGAAGGTGTCATCCGCAAGGGGCTGCACGCACGCCTCACGCGCGCCGACGTCATCGTCTCGGCAACGACCATCGCGTCGCTCCGCCGCTTCAAGGACGACGTCGCCGAAGTGCGCGCCGGTCTGGAATGCGGTGTCGTGCTGTCGGATACCAACGACATCAAGGCCGGCGACAACCTCGAAGTGTTCGAAGTCGAGATGCGCGAACGGACGCTGTAA
- a CDS encoding DUF1697 domain-containing protein, whose amino-acid sequence MCEALDIARYVALFGSINVGGNRLKMVDLRSAFEAEGFSNVETVVASGNVLFDHDARPTRGLEEKLGLMVDDRFDMTSAVLVRDRDELASAISDNPFAGTNEDKFVHTMFLTDQPTTAQFEQLVGDHLGRGGEKLALGKRMLFLDYGDGVADSKLTGVFIERRLGCKGTARNMRSIARIVAKLDEEAKG is encoded by the coding sequence TTGTGTGAGGCTCTCGATATCGCTCGTTACGTCGCCTTGTTCGGCAGCATCAACGTCGGCGGCAACCGGCTGAAGATGGTCGACCTGCGCTCGGCGTTCGAGGCCGAGGGCTTCAGCAATGTCGAGACCGTCGTGGCGAGCGGCAATGTGCTGTTCGACCATGATGCGCGGCCGACGCGCGGGCTTGAGGAAAAGCTTGGCCTGATGGTCGACGACCGCTTCGACATGACGAGCGCGGTGCTCGTGCGCGACCGGGACGAGCTGGCGTCGGCGATTTCGGACAATCCGTTCGCGGGCACGAACGAGGACAAGTTCGTCCATACGATGTTCCTGACCGACCAGCCGACCACGGCGCAGTTCGAGCAGCTGGTCGGCGATCATCTTGGCCGCGGGGGCGAGAAACTGGCGCTCGGCAAGCGCATGCTGTTCCTCGATTATGGCGACGGCGTCGCCGACAGCAAGCTGACCGGGGTTTTCATCGAAAGGCGCTTGGGATGCAAAGGCACCGCGCGTAACATGCGCTCGATCGCACGGATCGTCGCGAAACTGGACGAAGAGGCAAAGGGTTAG
- a CDS encoding FkbM family methyltransferase, whose translation MQAQNASSPAPRPFADLIDGASDFGPLPPKANPMSGVYMGREIVMTQLWTGHSFLASTRDMIVTPNILHFGMVEPHNSRLLVSLIQPGDVVVDVGANTGFYSVLGAWRAQPGGQLWAFEPNPTAYALMSDNLHNNGFGGIARRHRIALSNRQGEAMLRVFPGYEATSTIRDISSAFVEHTERETGRASHEVAVPVDTLDAVMHGCPGIDFMKMDAEGHEPEIIDGAREILARSKNLKMLMEFVPPILDAEKARAMLRTLRELGLIIYRLDTDANLTRYDDDDALMAIDFSDLVVVRP comes from the coding sequence ATGCAAGCCCAAAACGCCAGCTCGCCCGCGCCCCGGCCCTTTGCCGACCTGATCGATGGAGCCAGCGATTTCGGGCCGCTTCCGCCCAAAGCCAACCCGATGTCGGGGGTCTATATGGGGCGGGAAATCGTGATGACCCAATTGTGGACCGGGCATAGCTTTCTCGCGTCGACCCGCGACATGATCGTCACGCCCAACATCCTCCACTTCGGGATGGTCGAACCGCACAACAGCCGACTGCTCGTTTCCTTGATCCAGCCCGGCGACGTCGTCGTCGACGTCGGGGCGAACACCGGTTTTTATTCGGTACTCGGCGCGTGGCGCGCGCAGCCGGGTGGCCAGCTCTGGGCGTTCGAGCCAAATCCGACCGCCTATGCGCTGATGTCCGACAATCTGCACAACAATGGTTTTGGCGGTATCGCCCGCCGCCATCGCATCGCGCTATCGAATCGTCAGGGGGAGGCGATGCTGCGTGTCTTTCCGGGCTATGAGGCGACCTCGACGATCCGCGACATCTCCTCGGCCTTTGTCGAACATACCGAACGCGAAACGGGACGCGCCTCGCACGAAGTCGCGGTGCCGGTCGACACGCTCGACGCGGTCATGCACGGCTGCCCCGGGATCGATTTCATGAAAATGGACGCCGAGGGTCATGAACCCGAAATCATCGACGGCGCGCGCGAGATATTGGCGCGGTCGAAAAATCTGAAGATGCTGATGGAGTTCGTGCCCCCGATCCTGGACGCGGAAAAGGCGCGGGCAATGCTGAGAACGCTTCGCGAATTGGGGCTGATCATCTACCGGCTCGACACCGATGCGAATCTGACGCGATACGACGATGACGACGCGTTGATGGCAATCGATTTTTCGGATCTGGTCGTCGTCAGGCCCTGA
- the rimP gene encoding ribosome maturation protein RimP, with the protein MADLDVLNAIIAPEAEALGLALVRVAFFGGESDPTLQVMAERPETRQLTIEDCAELSRRISAQLDALEEAGKDPIEVAYRLEVSSPGIDRPLTRHSDFADWAGHEAKVTLKEKLNGRQRFNGLLAGIDGDDLVTIVDKEEVEHKLPFDAIDTAKLVLTDKLIAATIPLSLDGADELEEEGQD; encoded by the coding sequence TTGGCCGATCTCGACGTTCTCAATGCGATCATCGCCCCCGAAGCCGAAGCGCTCGGCCTTGCGCTGGTGCGCGTCGCCTTTTTTGGCGGCGAGAGCGATCCGACGCTGCAGGTGATGGCCGAACGGCCGGAGACGCGCCAGCTGACGATCGAGGATTGCGCCGAATTGTCGCGCCGCATCTCGGCCCAGCTCGACGCGCTCGAGGAAGCGGGCAAGGACCCGATCGAGGTGGCGTACCGCCTCGAAGTGTCGTCGCCCGGCATCGACCGGCCGCTGACCCGCCACAGCGACTTCGCCGACTGGGCGGGGCATGAGGCGAAGGTCACGCTCAAGGAAAAATTGAACGGGCGTCAGCGTTTCAACGGGCTGCTCGCCGGGATCGATGGCGATGACCTCGTCACCATCGTCGACAAGGAAGAGGTCGAGCACAAGCTGCCGTTCGACGCGATCGACACGGCGAAGCTCGTCCTCACCGACAAATTGATTGCCGCAACCATCCCGCTGTCGCTCGACGGCGCGGACGAACTGGAAGAAGAAGGACAGGACTGA
- the nusA gene encoding transcription termination factor NusA codes for MATAISANRAELLAIANSVASEKMIDKGIVIEAIEEAIQRAARARYGAENDIRAKLDVQTGDLRLWRVVEVVETVEDYFKQVDLTAGQKLQKDAQLGDFIVDPLPAVDLGRIDAQSAKQVIFQKVREADRERQYEEFKDRASELITGVVKSVEFGHIVVNLGRAEGVIRRDQQIPRELMRVGDRVRALILSVRRENRGPQIFLSRAHPDFMKKLFAQEVPEIYDGIIEIKAAARDPGSRAKIGVISYDGSIDPVGACVGMKGSRVQAVVQEMQGEKIDIIPWSEDTATFVVNALQPATVQRVVIDEDDGRIEVVVPDDQLSLAIGRRGQNVRLASQLTGSQIDIMTEADASEKRQREFVERSTMFQEELDVDETLAQLLVAEGFGELEEVAYVSLDELASIEGFDDELGQELQSRATEALERREEAARQERRGLGVEDDLAEIPHLTEAMLVVLGKAGIKTLDDLADLATDELIAKKRQDNRRGPARERTEDKGGVLGEYGLSEEQGNEIIMAARAHWFEDEPATGEAADADPAQ; via the coding sequence ATGGCCACTGCCATTTCCGCCAACCGCGCCGAGCTGCTCGCCATTGCCAATTCGGTGGCCAGCGAGAAGATGATCGACAAGGGCATCGTCATCGAGGCGATCGAGGAAGCGATCCAGCGCGCTGCGCGCGCCCGCTACGGCGCCGAGAACGACATCCGCGCCAAGCTCGACGTCCAGACCGGCGATCTTCGTTTGTGGCGCGTCGTCGAGGTCGTCGAGACCGTCGAGGATTATTTCAAGCAGGTCGATCTCACCGCCGGGCAGAAGCTGCAGAAGGACGCCCAGCTCGGCGACTTCATCGTCGACCCGCTGCCCGCAGTCGATCTGGGCCGCATCGACGCCCAGTCGGCGAAGCAGGTGATCTTCCAGAAGGTCCGCGAAGCCGACCGCGAACGCCAGTATGAAGAGTTCAAGGACCGCGCCAGCGAGCTGATCACCGGCGTCGTCAAGTCGGTCGAATTCGGCCACATCGTCGTCAACCTCGGCCGCGCCGAAGGTGTCATCCGCCGCGACCAGCAGATCCCGCGCGAACTGATGCGCGTCGGCGATCGCGTTCGGGCGCTGATCCTGTCGGTGCGCCGCGAAAACCGCGGCCCGCAGATTTTCCTCAGCCGCGCACACCCCGACTTCATGAAAAAGCTGTTCGCGCAGGAAGTTCCCGAAATCTACGATGGCATCATCGAGATCAAGGCCGCTGCCCGTGACCCGGGCTCGCGCGCCAAGATCGGTGTGATCAGCTATGACGGCTCGATCGATCCCGTCGGCGCCTGCGTCGGTATGAAGGGCAGCCGCGTCCAGGCGGTCGTCCAGGAAATGCAGGGCGAAAAGATCGACATCATCCCCTGGTCCGAAGACACCGCGACCTTCGTCGTCAACGCGCTCCAGCCCGCGACGGTGCAGCGCGTCGTGATCGACGAGGACGACGGCCGCATCGAAGTCGTCGTTCCCGACGACCAGCTGTCGCTCGCCATCGGCCGCCGCGGCCAGAACGTCCGTCTCGCCAGCCAGCTGACCGGCAGCCAGATCGACATCATGACCGAGGCCGACGCGAGCGAAAAGCGCCAGCGCGAATTCGTCGAACGCTCGACGATGTTCCAGGAAGAGCTCGACGTCGACGAAACGCTCGCGCAGCTGCTCGTCGCCGAAGGCTTCGGCGAGCTCGAGGAAGTGGCCTATGTGTCGCTCGACGAGCTGGCGAGCATCGAAGGTTTCGACGACGAACTCGGCCAGGAACTGCAGAGCCGCGCCACCGAAGCGCTTGAGCGCCGCGAAGAGGCCGCGCGCCAGGAACGCCGCGGCTTGGGTGTCGAGGACGATCTCGCCGAAATCCCGCACCTGACCGAAGCGATGCTCGTCGTGCTCGGCAAGGCCGGGATCAAGACGCTCGACGACCTCGCCGACCTCGCCACCGACGAACTGATCGCCAAGAAGCGTCAGGACAATCGCCGCGGTCCGGCGCGCGAGCGCACCGAGGACAAGGGCGGCGTGCTCGGCGAATATGGCCTGTCCGAAGAGCAGGGCAACGAGATCATCATGGCGGCGCGCGCGCACTGGTTCGAAGACGAACCCGCAACCGGGGAGGCCGCTGATGCGGACCCCGCACAATGA
- the rbfA gene encoding 30S ribosome-binding factor RbfA, with product MKTEKDKGPSVRALRVGEQVRHLLSEILARGDVHDDVLTRHPVSVTEVRMSPDLRHATVFIKSLLGKEEEAVLKALRTNTAWLQKSVAEKMRMKYAAKLKFLSDESFDEASHIEKLLRDPKVARDLEDRGAE from the coding sequence ATGAAGACCGAAAAGGACAAAGGCCCCTCGGTCCGCGCGCTGCGCGTCGGCGAACAGGTGCGCCACCTGCTCAGCGAAATCCTCGCGCGCGGCGACGTCCATGACGATGTGCTCACCCGGCATCCGGTGAGCGTCACCGAAGTCCGCATGTCGCCCGACCTGCGCCACGCGACGGTGTTCATCAAATCTTTGCTCGGCAAGGAAGAGGAGGCGGTGCTCAAGGCGCTGCGCACCAACACCGCCTGGCTGCAAAAGAGCGTCGCCGAAAAGATGCGCATGAAATATGCCGCGAAGCTGAAATTCCTGAGCGACGAAAGCTTCGACGAGGCGAGTCATATCGAAAAATTGCTGCGCGATCCGAAGGTGGCACGGGATTTGGAGGACAGGGGCGCCGAATGA
- a CDS encoding DUF448 domain-containing protein — protein MRTPHNDQLSEPDRAGRRGQHVPERRCVITGEVSPAEKLVRLALGPDGSIAPDVHGKAPGRGAWIGVTRAELEAAQAKGKLKSGLARALHEGQFTIPDDLGARIAAQLERATLDRLGLESRSGTLLSGNEKIETAARKGQVRLLLHASDAGEDGRKKLAQAWRVGEDDEGSGREGRVLPVDRGTLSMALGRENAVHLAITDARAAARVLAHLSRWQFFTGWSRDAANRDSDPHNPSSDDGAEIGAGPDGTAASDAF, from the coding sequence ATGCGGACCCCGCACAATGATCAACTGAGCGAACCAGACCGCGCTGGTCGGCGCGGCCAGCATGTGCCCGAGCGGCGCTGCGTCATCACCGGCGAGGTTTCGCCGGCGGAGAAACTCGTGCGCCTCGCGCTCGGTCCCGACGGCAGCATCGCGCCCGACGTCCATGGCAAGGCGCCGGGCCGCGGCGCGTGGATCGGCGTCACCCGTGCCGAGCTCGAAGCGGCGCAGGCGAAGGGCAAGCTGAAAAGCGGGCTCGCGCGTGCGTTGCACGAGGGCCAGTTCACCATCCCCGACGACCTCGGCGCACGCATCGCGGCGCAGCTCGAACGCGCGACGCTCGACCGGCTGGGGCTCGAATCGCGCTCGGGCACCTTGCTGAGCGGCAATGAAAAGATCGAAACCGCGGCACGCAAGGGCCAGGTTCGCCTGCTCCTCCATGCCAGCGATGCGGGCGAGGACGGGCGCAAGAAACTGGCGCAGGCGTGGCGGGTCGGCGAGGACGATGAGGGCTCGGGCCGCGAGGGACGGGTCTTGCCGGTGGACCGCGGCACCCTATCTATGGCATTGGGGCGCGAGAATGCGGTGCATCTGGCGATAACCGATGCCCGCGCCGCGGCGCGTGTGCTTGCGCATTTGAGCCGCTGGCAGTTTTTCACAGGATGGAGTAGGGACGCGGCCAACCGCGATTCCGACCCGCACAACCCGTCGTCCGACGATGGGGCAGAAATTGGGGCGGGGCCAGATGGCACTGCCGCTTCGGACGCGTTTTGA